The Serinus canaria isolate serCan28SL12 chromosome Z, serCan2020, whole genome shotgun sequence genomic interval GCTCTATCATCTTCCTGCACATGCCTAAGTGCTAGAAGCTGTGGAAAGACACCTGCAAGGGGAAAACACAGAAGCGGTGAAAAGGTCCCTTTCATTTTAAGTCTCACCTATATATGTAAACACACAAAGAATCATCTATTAATTCACTGTCTTTCAAGTACTCAGGAAGTTAAACTGCAATTATCATTCCTCTAGCTAAAAAGTACAATGATCTGTCATATCCTGGACCTTTATAGTCACAACCACTGCtcaaaatgaaagcattttcaaattACTTGTACAGCTATGATAACCTATGCTCAAATTCaaccttccaaaaaaaaaaaaaaaaaaaatcagctttaagGATAACTAATACCCTGGTATTTTTGAAAACactttgaagatttttttatggTCCTTTATCACAGACTATTTTTCAAGGTAATTCAGAACCTCTTCTATCGGTGTCCAAATCACACAACCAAACAACAAGAAAACTCCAACTGAAAATCACCCCAATATCTATATTGTTTAGTACACATATATTGCAGAATTTACATTTGGGTAAACAGCTACACTGTACACATACAAGTACATGTATATGTACTGTAAACATCCAGttctgacttctttttcttcaaccACTATTTGGAATTTGAGTGTCCTCTCCAATTGGCAGAATGTTTTGATGCATATATGGAAATGCAAAGTTGCATTTCAGACATATTGCATTGacccaaagcagcacaaaacctCTGCTTCTAAGATATATGCTTACCAAATAAAAAAGTCTGAAGAGAAAAACCATGCTCTCACTCAAAAAATAGAGCACTAATGAGTGTGACATGCATAATACTGGTTTCTCGGTGTAGAGCAGATACTGAGTATGTATTcccaaatataaaaataaaatggtacAAATTGCATGCAACTGTACATAGTGCAGTTCAAGCAATACCAAGGTATTATccttatttttctgaagcaggTGGACAACAGCAAACTGCAAGGTGATAATTGTAATGCAGTCCTTGGGTTTCTTCttacacagagacaaaaaatgcaatttttatttcaaaaaactCTAGTCCACAACAGGGAGACAGCAAACAATTTAACCATGATAACTGTACTGTGaagaatttctgaattttctcaCACATCTAGATTAAGCAAAGGGCTTATTGTTTGAAGTACTTTGCTAGAACTCCTTTTTCACAAACCACAACACACCAAAGAAAGTGTTTCCTGCTTTCATTACACACAGTTGTTCATCAGGTGGAAGTAGATGAAGGTGGTTTATTACAACACTATAAAACTAACCTCATCCTTATGAAGCATATGTAATGCACAAATTAAAGATTCCAGTTAAGCATCACCATATACTAACCCTTTATGTTTGTATAACATAACCAGCTAAGAAATTGTTACTACTGAAATCATACACAGGCACCTTGCTATATCATACTTACGttatagttttctttttaaaacattccaCAACTGACTCGGCTTTTAGGTCACTTTTGTCCACTTCACCTATTTAGACGCTGTGTTACCACTTCTCTGTACATGATAGAGATATAtatcagcagcagaaaaatgacaaagaaatcATCTAAGAACCCCAGAATTCCAAACAGAGCTTCAGGAAGAAAATCCAGAGGTGAAGCCAGGTACAGCAAGGCTCCAATCAAGCAGAGGAATATCCTGATGCGAAACATCCAGAAGAGGCCCCCTACAGAAAACATCTCTCTGAAAGCATGTCGCAGTAAAGTGGGGAGATCCATAATTCTTTCCATAATCtataaagaaagaatttaaaagttAGTATTTTGCTTTAGCAACTCATCCACGCTAAACTGAAGTTTCTACTACTTCATTGCATCTTAGATTCTGTTAGTTtataggaattaaaaaaaaatccaggaaaagtTAATGAGTTTAGTTTTACCAGGTAGAAAGTCATTAGAATATATATGTTTTCAAGAAACAGTTAACCTGTGTTATTATTAACAATGAAAAGCACACACTTAATATACATCATGAGAAAATATACTGGCATCTATTATGAAGGAAAAGCAATGAATaatagaggaaaacaaatgacTGGGAAAGTGAGAAACAGCAAACAGGTTAACTGGAGTGAAATTTTGATCAGAATGTAAGACAAATCAGGACTGCAAGAAAAAACCTATCAGGTAAAGTAGAATAGGTTACaggttttcagaaaaacaatACCCCCTCTCCTGGTGAATAACCAGTGATTCACACAAGTTTACAAAGGATGGATGAAGCTTCAAAGTAAACTAAAGAACCTTTAAATGAATCCATTCCTGGCTCCTTTCCATTTTGCTACTATGATTCTGCCAGCTTAGCAAGAGActgttcaaaagaaaatattcaggtTTTTGTTGTGACGAGTAGGGAGGGGTgaactttaaaacttttttataCTGGCTCCCTTCAATGGTACACAGTTTCTACACAGAGCTGTTAAACTCCATTAAAATGACTTAGTGAAATAGCTGAAAAagtttttgagaaagaaattttgTATATGGTAACACTGTGTATAAATCAAAGACAATTTATCTAGTCTAATTGGGGCATTAGTGCAGATTTCTGGGATGACCTCAGACAGGTTACTGGGAACTAGACACAGCTAGCAGAGAGGTCTAATGCAGCCTGAAACACAGTTTCAACCTCTTCTGGACAAAACCCATACATTTTGTGGTTCAGAAAAATACTCCTCCCTCTTCTGTCTCTTTGTACTGTACATTTTTCTTGCTAATGTCTTTTTGCTATATCCAAATCCCATTACAAATGAAGACAAGCAGGGAGGTTTACTAgtatgcatgtgtgtgcattTCACCTTGTGAAACACAACACGCACACAGGAGATGGGTTCACAAGGCTGACTTTCTAACATCTGTAGAACTTTGACCACCCCTCTTAGctatttacagaagaaaaattcttttttttccttcactcagagaagagaaaaaagactgTAATATAAACTAGGGAAAAAACTAAATAATCAAGACAGTGTACAGCTGTCTGAGGAGAAAGGCACAGAGTAGAATTTCATATTCTTCTAATCAGTGTAAAAAGACCAATGAAGTGAATATTCTTCCTTGCAtgtcatttatttcattaagtATTTTTACTGACTAATTATTGattctttcaaaataatgaCTCATATCTAAAAACCAGCTTAACACATGCACACTTGAGAAAACTCAGTGTTTTATTAGATTCTCACTTATTATCAGACTTATTAGATTCTCACTTACAAGAAAAAAGTACGTTTCCATACATTTTATAAatgacaaataaataattttgggtTTGGTCTAACCATTTCAACATGAGTTTCCTAAAGAAAAGTTGCCTAGGCCCTAACTATCAGGAAGAGAAAATCCATGTCCCAGGGATAAAAAataagaaggagaaaaaaaacaaaactacaaaaaaattGCTCTCAAACTCTCCTGACACCACTGACTTCCACCGAAATTTACCCAAAACTTACTGATCTGGGTTGTCCTGAAAATCTTCGATTGTAGTCATTAACATCTTGAAACACTTGGGCTGCACCCTGCTGATCTTCACCAAAGAGTGGTAAGAATAGTGTTACCTAGGCACAGCATGGAGATTATGTCACACATGCAAATGTAAAACAATCATCTTTAGTTAACtatatagaaaaaaaccctttagtTTAGTTGAATAATTGATAGGAGAATAACCTGAAAATTACTAGCATGGGTACTGCTATTAAATTTTAACTAATTATTTCCTTACAGCTCCTTACAGAATATTAAGTTTTAAAGAGATTgttgaaaaaaccccacaaaataaCCTTCCTTTTAAGAGAGGCTTCCTAAACACCTAAATGCTTAATGTTTCATAAGTGGGACAGATGATTTGGAGAACAAAGCTAATTTAccaaaagaatttaattttcttttctaaactgAAAATAGAATAAAGCAATCAATgaagcctttcttttcctgtttttaggATTGCCTTGCATGACAACAAACATGCAGCAAAACTCATGGTTTTGCATATGGATCTTCATAGTGAGATGAACCAAGAAAAAGATAGAACCTTCAACTATTTTATATGCTCTGTTCTTGGGTTAACTTTCATGCAAACAGAGAAATAGGATATATGTGAATACGACCTCATGTATGTTATCTTTCTGCATAGGAGTTGCTGAAAACTTGAGACTTCTATTTGGAAGCAGTGTACAGGTAAAAAATGCAGATTATCATGGGAAACAGGGAAGGTATAATACTTTAAATTATTATAGCCTTCAGAAACTTCCTCTGTACCTGGCGACTAAATATAAATCTGTGTGGCAGTCACATTTAGAAATGAGAACATGAACACATCTACATTCAACTTCTGGTCCTGCCACAAACCTGTTGTATGACTCATGTTCATGGATACATCCTTCCCTTCACCATTTATAAACCAGGGTTAAAATGAATACATAACCATGCAAACAGTGCCACCTAATACACCTGTTACTCAGAggaatataaatgaaaatatatataaggaaagacaacaaagaaaatcactcattttccccttttccaccTTCCCCACCTATTATTTGTGTCTTTTTCTTCACTGGCTACACTCTAAACTTACTCATTCTTCTTCCAGTCatatctatttttctttccttcaactGTGTCCTTACAGTCATTTGTCCTGCTGATAAACACAATCAAAGCAGGATACAATGGAGGGGCAAGAGCATGAGTTACATAATTCATTAGAAGTTACTAGCTCTGTGCACTATTAGTTACTAGCTCTGTGCACTACTACTACTAGTTTGTGCACTATTAAAATAAACCACGACACTTGGTTAAAACATACACTATCAGACTCAGAGATCCTAAGCCTTAATGAGTTGCAGGAACATATTTCAAACTGACAATGTAAGTAAGTTGCGTAGGAAGCAAGTTAATGCTTGCTCTACaaagattaaattaataataCATACAAGTTAAAAATAAGACCAAAATAAGAAATTGACATGGATAGGTCTTTTGGTAGGgacagagggaagagggagcGTATTTCTCAGGAACCAGTAGTGTGCTGCTACTGGCAGTCTGCCACAACAGCCAAGCCTTTCAGATGTAAATTCTGGTAAAAGAAGTTAATTACATCCTCAACAGAAAGCATGCAAGGATCATAGCTAAAATCTCACAATTTGCTGTTTTCATATCCTCTttacagaaaaacagctgaGTTATCAGCGCAGTTCACTTATGTTTGAGTTGCAGAACTATCTGAATTTTTGGAGCCATTGGTCAAAGCAAGAAGTTTGGAAAACCTGAATGTCCACCATTCCTGTCTTACGTTTCcctctgtattttttcagtttctcagacTTCTTTATCTGCCAGCCTCACTATTGCAGCTCACATGTAAGTGCCTTGTGGCAGGCTATCCTAGACAGCCAAACTGACAGGTCCTTGGTGATTCAAAATATTACCGTCTGTCTGCAGATCGGACAGCGGATGGCACCCAGCCATGAGCCATACCTCCAGTAGGCAATAATGCAGGAACCTGGTGAAAGTAAGGTACACACACATTTAAAGTCCTGAGACGAAAAATGCATCGCCTGAAATAATACGTTACACGGCAAGGGAAACAACAGAAAGTGTATATAAGCAGTTAGGTTAAATCTACAGTTTCTGATGTAATTTTGTGTACAGCATTCACTGAAGATACCAAGAAGTAACATCTTCAAATTCAATGCTATTAATGAGAAAAATCCTGAATAGGTTTAACTGAATcagcaattttaaaacattatttcctGGAAACACAAGAAATTTTTAATCATTAAGTAAAGAAgcaagtaataaaaatttttgccagtttaaaatgtaaaaggCACAAAAATGTCATGAGATGTAAAATTTATCCTAAAAACTTGGCTTTATCATCATCAGTTTCAACAGATGAAGACaaacataaaaatttaatattttaccTGTTTTCTAAACTTGcttgttttttcatttaaacaacAGAGGATGGTATACACTATACACTTCAAAAAACTAGATGAATGCAGTGGAAGAATTTTACTATGAACTtgaagaagaagcagcaaaatgctACATAGGGTATCAGTATATAAATGTAGtctcaaaaaacccacaaaaccaaacactttAATCAACTGTGCACTTACTTATAATTCTGCAGAACTTCtaagaaaacatattttgtgaaataaagaatattttattctttctaaaacagtttttttttgaATGGTACCTTCCCAAATGTTCTTCAACATCTTCAGTTTTTTActaaactgaaaacaaattatatttgacattttaaaattaaacagttTCATTCCAGATAGCATAAAAAACAGTTTAGCTCACAGTTAAAGTGAGCGTTTATTcctaaatgtattttcttgaCTAtctataaaaaattatttattttgcagatgCAATGATAAATAGCCAAAATCAAACAAAGCTTTGAATTAGGATATCCAAGCTAGTGCCAAAAGTTTgtatttctgttcttgttttcgGGGCTAGGAGCTTTTTTTGCTTACCACAGAAGAGATGTCCACAGTTTGTTTCTATAGGGAATGTAGCCTGTTGCAAACAGACTGGACACGACATATCTGTATAGAAGCGATGCCGATCACCAGCAGAAGCATCCTGttggaacagcaggaaaacacaaagtGTTGGAGATACTATTTTATATAAGTCTACTGAgttctaaaaaataataaattggtATTCATTCACTATAAGTCAAACTGTCAAACACAGAACTAtgtgaaatgagaaataaatttaaatgtaaaaattaaacataCTTAAATGCATTGATTCAAAGAGCAAGTTCTTGTGACAGGaccattattttcctttcatctgtTAAGTAAGCGTGTGCTTCAAACCAGCTAAAGACCACAAAGAAAGAACCTCCTTGGTCCTTCACACTGAGTCAGATTAAACACGCTGGAGCATGAATAACAAACTTAGATCTATACTGTTACTTCATTATCCTGAGCAGTTCTGTCCAGAGCCAGGTAACTGAATTGTATTGCTTACCAGTTGCAGCATTTAGTGTTTCCAAGCCCAAACACAGATATCAGCTCGTATATGTCACCGTCATGAAACAGTTTTTCTCCCCGTTTTGCCATATTTGTCTTCCACATAAATAAGCACTGTTGTCATTTCAAGAAGTATCATGATGAAAAACTGTTTGTCAATATTTTCCTAAAGTATGGCCTGGACTCTACCTGTTCAATCTGGATGCAGAATCATTGAATGGTCTGAGCTGGAAGGGCCTTTAAAGATCACTTCCAACAGTCAGTTCCAACTGTCCTGCCATaggtagggacaccttccactagaccaggctgctcagagccccatctaaccttgccttgaacatttccagggatggggcatccataactcctctgggcagcctgttcccagtgcctcaccatcctcacagaaaagaatttcttctttacaTCCCATCTCAAcatgttttttttcagtttaaaacccCTACTCTCTAAAGGCTAAAAAGTTCCTCTCTGTCATTCTGTCGCCTGGCTCCTGTTGCTGTGCCATTGTTCTGCTACACACTACTTATCAGTCTAAACATCTACCCCTGTCCTGTCTCAGCAAACTGTACtccagatttccttttctttagcCTAAAGTTCCAAGGAACATTCCAGGAAGCACAGAGCATAACCTAACATACTCCACCTTGTGGCAAAAACTTCTTTGAAAAAGGAACCAGCcaaaatttagttttaattaCTTAATGCATCCATTTAAAAAGGCTACATTATCCCATTACTTGATGGATTTCAAGGATGCCTCTGTACAGTAAATAAGTGCCTATAACTTTCAAGATCATCTTCTTCCAGAACCTCAGAGAAGCCTGCAGTACCCCACATCAGAGAGCTGAATGATGCCAACACTTTGTACAGCACCTGATCAGTTTGAAGCTGCTGACGAAGAGCTCGCACTAGCTCTTGATTTTCTGGGTGTATGTTCTGATGTTCATTTCTGTGAAAGGAAATACAAGCAATAAAAGCCCTGTGATccaacactgaaaaataactcAATGAAACTTGAACAAAGGGCAAAAAAACCATTATTTCCTGCTACAAAGGATTTTAAAGGAAGTACACAAATAATTAAGGAAACAGGAATTTATTCTGGATCCTAAAGTTACTTTGGATACTTAAAGCTGTACAGTAGCAGGATTTTTCAGAGACTCCACAACCAATCATTAAATCATGTTAAAACTAGATTTCAATCTGAGAAAAAATTAAGCCTTGAACCTACAAAAAATGAAGTTGCTTGaaagctttttaattaaagatgcagaaatatttttcctttttgtctccaCTGCTACTTTCTTATTTGTTGGTCTATTCAACAAATCACCCAATAAATTACCAGTTTTTCACTCAATGCCTAAATCATAGAGTTTAAACCTCCTAATTACTTCAACTTTATCTGCTACATGACATTTGCATAAGAAAGAGTAGACAAACTTACATTTAGAATATTGAATTTATGTAACTATCAGCAGACTGGATATAAAAAGAAACCACTCCTTTAAAAtcactcttttttaaaaaaagaaagattctACAGGCAAGCAAACTACAGGTTAGATATGTCAAGAGGAATCATTGGAAAGGACCATGCTGAAGAAAGAAGGATGGATATATtacaaatttgaaattaaaaagcataatggaatggaatagaaattaaaaatgtgctgAGAACAATCAGAGGTGTTGAGTTACAATATATATGAGTCAACTGCATATGAATTTTTATGCTTTATTAATTCATATGGATTTCAATGATTATATATTCTGCTCAGCACTCAGCTGGATTCTGTTCTCCAAGTTGAGCTAAATGCATAGAAACATATAGAGAAGTTGGAGAAAGTTCAGAAGATAATAAGAACTACTGCCCACATTTTTTATACATTTAAGACTTAAAAAATGTCAGTCCATATAGAAGACTGTTCATGGAGTGAAAAGGGACAGGATAAGTCCTTCATTCTATAAATATAAGCAATTATTTCCCACAGTTATCTAAGGCTTGTGGAAACACATTTCTAACCACATAATGCACAAAATCAGACAAGATTACCTCCTTGGCTATTTTGATCCATCCCTGACTAAAAGATAAATCAAAAAACAGGTAGCAATGCTTCCAGGGATATTGATGTAAGCTGATCCTCTGTCAGACATGAGGGCTGGACTGGCTGAATTTTCAGGACATTTTCTGGTTGCAGTTATATTATATAATTTCCTCAATGGCTCTAGAAGcttctgcaatattttcattctgttaaTGCGGGCAATAGTATTTGAGCATTATTGCTCAAATGCTTATTGCATTAttgcaaaaatgtttaaagagAAATAGACAAATCCCACATGTTATATGTAtagaagtatttttctgtttagatGCTACAAAACTAATGTACTTCACATATTCAGTTTGCCAGAATATCTGATATATATTGAAGTCCAATTTGATTCACATACAAGCGCAAGGTGTGAAGT includes:
- the RNF170 gene encoding E3 ubiquitin-protein ligase RNF170 isoform X2, which codes for MSCPVCLQQATFPIETNCGHLFCGSCIIAYWRYGSWLGAIRCPICRQTVTLFLPLFGEDQQGAAQVFQDVNDYNRRFSGQPRSIMERIMDLPTLLRHAFREMFSVGGLFWMFRIRIFLCLIGALLYLASPLDFLPEALFGILGFLDDFFVIFLLLIYISIMYREVVTQRLNR
- the RNF170 gene encoding E3 ubiquitin-protein ligase RNF170 isoform X1, with amino-acid sequence MASHQAEVQSLKLDNDSVIEGVSDQVLVAVVLSFTFIAALVYTLLRNEHQNIHPENQELVRALRQQLQTDQDASAGDRHRFYTDMSCPVCLQQATFPIETNCGHLFCGSCIIAYWRYGSWLGAIRCPICRQTVTLFLPLFGEDQQGAAQVFQDVNDYNRRFSGQPRSIMERIMDLPTLLRHAFREMFSVGGLFWMFRIRIFLCLIGALLYLASPLDFLPEALFGILGFLDDFFVIFLLLIYISIMYREVVTQRLNR